The uncultured Carboxylicivirga sp. genomic interval TTCCATCATCTCTACGAACTAATAAAGCCGATGTTCCTGCAAGTGTACCTGTACGTACCCATGAATTGGAAGTTATTCGTCTCCATCCTAATGGACTATATCCCAAATGACTTGGTGTAGTCATCGTTTTAATACTTTTTGTATTTAACATATTGGGATAAGTATTGAATCCATCAACAGATAGCATTAGCTTCATCAAATCAGTAGATGAAGCAATCCAACCACCCGCAGCACCAAGTGTATGCATGTCGTTACCTCCATAAGTACGCAAAACTTGATCTCCATTTCCTGTATAATCATCAACATAAAATGTCTGTTCAGGCTCGTAATAAATAACTTCTGATTCAGCTCTTTCATTACGATGACTTCCACCAAGTTGCATATCATATATACCTAATGGGTATAATACATTTGTTTGTATGAATTTTTCATAATCAATACCAGAAGTTTTTTCAATTACCTGACCAAGAATCATAAAACCTAAATTTGAGTAATAAGATGATTCTCCTGGTGTAAAGTGAAGTCTTTTAGCAAGTACAAACCGAATTATATCTGATTCATTAATAGGTAGTTCTTTATGCAAATTATGAGCTATGGTTGTAGGCATAAACATTTGATCGCCCCAACGAGTTGTCCATCCACCACTGTGCTCTAATAAATGTCTTACAGAAATATCTTCTACTCTTTTATCTTTATAATGAAGATAAATAGAGTCATTTAAAATACCATTCGGACCAAATACTTTATCATCTAAACTAATTTGACCTAATTCATGCAGTTTCATAATACCTATTGCGGTAATAAGCTTAGATACACTGGCAATTCTAAATAAATTATATGGTTCTACCGCATCACGAGCTTCTTTGTCGGCATAACCAAATCCTTTGGCGTAAACTAATTCTCCGTTTTTAGCAATAGCAACGGAAGCACCAACAATATGTTCGCGATGCATAAACCGATTTATTTGCTTTTCGATGTATGCAAAATCCTCATTATCAGAATAAAAGTTGTTAAGATGAAACGAAGTAGCTTTATTTTTTGGGGGTGTGAAATCACTACCAAATGAGTCTGTCATTGGGTAAAAAATAGTAGCACTCCCCCATAAAAATGTTCCGACTACTACTGCTATGGATGTTTTCAGTAATAATCTCATTTAAAATACAATTCTACACATTATTGCAAAAATAGTAGTTTTTGAACGTTTTGGAAAGAATTATACTTAAATTTACTTAACATGCATCTTATTTGAATGGTTTAATACTACAACCAATTGCTTTTGTTGTAGTGTACTTTGGTGTCTTTCCTTGGTTTATTGCGTCAATAGCCATTTCAAGATACTTGTCTTTTACTTTCTCAGGTTCTTGGTAATTGTCATCAATAGCACCAATATAAGCAATTTTAAATGCCTTGTCTTCATTCTTTAAAAGAAATACATGAGGTGTTTTAGTTGCTCCATATTGTAGATATATTCCTTTATTATCAAGTAAATAAGGGAAGGCGTAGTTCTTTTCAACCATATGTGAATAGCCATCAACTTCGTAAGCTACAGAATCATTAGGGTTTATGGCAATAACCGGGTAATTTAGTGGTTTATATTTCTTATTTAAATTAATTATACGTTGTTCGTATAATTTTGCATAAGGGCAATGATTACAAGTAAAGACTAGTATAACACCCTCTTGATTAGAAAAATCAGATAATGCAATTATATTCCCATCAGTATTTAGAAGTTGAAAATTCGGAGCTTTATCTCCTATCTTAACTTGAGCGTAAGATGTAAGGGTTAATGTAGATAGTAAAAGACTAACAAATAAAGATTTCATAGTTTTATTGTTTAAGTGTTTCTATTAAATTGTTTAATTTACTTTGTGTTAATTCGCCTTCGTGAAAAATTTGGTCTTTTTTGTAGTATAATTTGGTAGCCGGAATAGCTCCTGACCAATTTGAGTCAATTTTATTAACCCAATTATTTGGATTTGATTCATTTAACCATACAACCTTTTCCTGAATGCTTTTGTTGGAGATAAATGGTTTTAACTTGCTTTCTATTTGAGTTTTAAAGTCGAGACTTACCAGAATAATTTTTAACGGTTGATTCTCTTTTGGAAAATACTCTGAATTAAAGATAGGTAGTTCTTCAACACACGGAGCGCACCATGTTGCCCAAAAGTTTACAATATATAACGTGTCGGAATTGTTATTGATAGAAGCAAGTAATTGTTCAGAATTTATACTTTCAATCTGTTGAGAGAATGATTGTTTGACAATGAATAAGAATAGAAATCCAATAAAAAAAGCTACTTTCATATAGATGGTTTTATATGAAAACAGCTTTGCTATAAAAAGGTTTGTTATCTACTTGTTAATGTAGTAATATAACGAAGTAAGTCGAACTAAAAGTAACAAAACCAATGGGAAAATCATTGCTGGAATGTGTTGAGGAATAAATACCCAACCAATAGTGAATAATAATATTCCTATAATAATAATCCCTATAATAATGCGTAATGCTTTAGTGCGAAATAGTTTCTTTGGTAATAGAGCTAGTAGTATGAATAATGGGTTGCTCCACAATATATTATAATTATCTCCGGTAACAGAATGACGAGTAAAAAACCATAAGAAAACGATTAAAATAGCAACCAATCCTACAGCAAGAAACAATATTCTATTAACGGTCATAACAGGTTTTTTATGCCTTTTGATTTCCCATGTTGTAAGTACTAACCCAGCGCCAAATAGAATCCAGAATACAACAAGTGGAGTTAAGAAAATAGATTTAGAAGTTCCTTTCTCGAAATTAAGCAATTGTCGCGACTCTCTTATCAGGTTTCTATCCTTCACTCCTTCATTACGAATTACGGCTTTTCCAAAGTAAATCATAAGATAATCAGGTAGAAACATTTGATTATACACATTTGCAATGTTATCAGTCCCTCTTCCCAAAATAATGTCTAAACCATCTTTGACCCAAGGTTTGTTTTTTTCATATTCATGAATAAAATATCGGAATGGTAAAGTTTGATTGGTTGTATCGGTATAAGCAATTTCCCCATCTATATTTCGGTAAACAATATCCCGAATTCTGGTCGCACAATTATCAAAGAAAAAATCATACCGATAATACCTATGTTCAGGTTGAAGATTTACAATAATAGCATCAAAAAGAGCCTGTTTTTCGCTTTGATTTAAATTTAAATCCTGTTCCCAAATACTTCTTTCATCCCGAAAGTAACTATTCATAAACCGTTTAAAAGTAGCATCTGAGAGAATATATTTTAGGTTACCATTTGCAAATTTTAAATAAAAATTAGGAGTATTAAAATCAAATGTTCCGTAGTTAAATACATGATCTATGCCATTACTTACATCTTTTACTCTTATGGCACTATGGCCATAAAGGGAGTACAATTCTTCACCCGGAGCACAGGTTAAAATAGATATGGTTGCATTTTCTGATAATTTTCTGGCTCCATATGATGGAGTCAATAATAATATGAAAGAGATTATAAGAAATAATCGTTGCATAGTCAGTTTTTTTGCCGAATATACTAAACAGAATTGTGTTTTAAGAAATATTGAAAAAAGATGTTTTTAGTAATGTTATAGTATATTGTAATGATAGCAGTTTATTATCTTTGTTTTAACGTCATACAAAAATGAATTTATCACAACAAGATATAGAGGAACGTATTGCAGGTGAATGGTTTTCGGGGCAAATGAAAGACTTGGCAAAAGAATGGAGTATGTTTGACCAAATTATTCAGCAATTATGGCAGATAAATCGATCAGAAAATGAAAAAATGGCTTGGAGATCAGCCTATCTTATCGATTTAATACATGATGTTAACCCTTCAATAATCGAACCTTATTTGGAACAAATACTAACGAATGTTTGCAATGAAACTAACCAAAGTATTAAACGCCATTACTTGCGTATTTTATCGCAACATAACCTAAACGAAATGGTAAATGGTATTTTCGTTGATGTTTGTTTTAAATGGTTGGGTATGGATGAAACACCCATTGCTGTAAAAGCTCATTGTATGACAATACTTTATAATCTTTGTTCGGCATATCCGGAAATGATACCTGAATTAAGATTAGTATTGGAAAATCTTCTTCCATATGGTAGTAAAGGTGAAATTAATCGTGCAAAGAAAATCCTATTACAACTAGATAATACTTCACATTAAAATACTTTTACATTACGAAAACTGTTATTGATTTTTTTGTAACTTAAATTCCACATTTGATAAATATACCATGCGCGAAGCCATCTCAGGCCAATATTTTTATATAAATAGCACTTTAAAGTCGATTAATTTTTTCAATCGCGAATCGAATAAAGACAACGTGTGTGTTTACGAAGTTTTTAGAGTGGAAAGTACTGTACCTCTATTTATTGAAGATCATTTATTACGATTATTTAATAGTGCGAATACTATTGGTTTAGATTTATGGAAGACAACTTCTCAACTAAAGTTTATTATAAAAACACTCATACAAGCAAATAATTCTGAAGATGGAAATATCAGGATTGAATTCAAGGTTAAGAGTAATAAAGAAAAAGAATTTCTTAGCTATTTTGTGCCGGCTCATTATCCAGATAAGACGCAATACGATGATGGAGTCTTAGCATGTTTTCAGGAAGCAGAAAGGGTGAATCCAACAGCAAAAATATTTAATGCTAAAGTTCGAGGACAAGCAAATTCTATTATTGAAAAGGAGCATGTTTATGAAACCTTATTGATTAATCATAATAACCAAATAACAGAAGGAAGCCGAAGTAATCTGTTTTTTATAAAAGATGGTATTTTCTATACTGCGCCTGATGATATGGTGTTACCTGGTGTTATCCGAAAGAAAGTTATTGAGATTATTAACCAGAAAGGATGGCCAATTCAGTTTGAAGCTATAAATAAGAAAGATTTGTATTTAATCGAAGCTGCTTTTATTACAGGAACTTCTCCCCGTGTGTTACCTATAAAAAAGGCAGGAAACATTATTTTCAATGTTAATCATGTAAATATTAAAGATTTAATGCAAGAGTTAAATAATCTAATTTTTAACTATAAAATTAAATCAGAGATAAAATGACATAAAAAAAGGAGGAAACTTCTTCCCTCCTAATATTTTTCTTTATGTCCTTATTTAAGGAAATTCCACCGTTTTGTAATCATTAATATTAGCCAACGGAATTTGAGCTTTGTATTGTTTGTTAATGGCTTCAATAAAGGTATTGGCAATAATTGCACATCCTCTCCCTGTTGTATGAATTCCGTCTAAAGAAAAGATTCCTCCGGTAACAAAAGTGGTAGAGTACTCATTACCATCAATAAGTAATCCTTCACTATTTAGTTTATCCATCAATGTATGTAAATCAACAAAAGCTAAACCGTACTGTTCTGCAATGCTCTTGATTGTTACATTGTATGCTGCTACAGCAGCGTTTAAATCACTTAATTCAGTTTCGTCCAATACGTATTCAGCACCTAAAGGAGAAATATATCCCCAACCCATTTCTGGATTAGAAATACCGCTTGAGGCCGAAAGAAGCACTTTTTCAGTTGCTTTCATTTGGCGAATTTTGGCTGGATGAGCATAATTTTCGTCTTCAATAACTAACGCATTATAACCAGCAACAAACTCAATTCGGTCAAATCCATAGGTATCCGAAATTTGATTGTATTGTGAATAGGCTTGATTTAAAGCATCTGCAGTGGCTTGATCAATTTCTACAACATTATAAGGTATATAACTAAAATAAGGAAGAGCCTCAATTCCAGGCACATTGGCAATGACTCCTTTTTTATCATTAGAAAATAATGATTGCGAAATTAATGTCATGTAGTCATCAAAAGAAGATGCAGGAGTGATCATATCTCCTTCGCCTCCAGCTAAAGCATAACCTAATACATCATTTCCTCCAATCCATAACGAAATGAAGGTAGCATTTGCTGCAACAGCATCATTAATAACAGATGATGATGTAGAACTCATAAATCGTGTGTAAAATGGATTGAAATTTCCGGCACCAGCAGCAGGATTACCGTATCCTGGTGCAAGTAAATGAAACGATTTAGCTCCCGGAACTCCAAAATTCTGATTTTCGGTATTGTACACTTGTTCTGCAAAAATAGCCATGTCTCCAACTGTTGGAACAGGCGATAAACTACCATTCACAACTTGCAATTGGTAGTATCCGTTATTCTGATCAGGACCTAATACTGTGGTTCCAACGCTACTGGTACTCTGAACCAATGGTTGGTTAAACTCAGTGCTTCCAACTGAAGCTAGCTGTTCTGATACAATGTATGCAAAACTTTCCTTTTGACCTTTTTGACCTAAGGCTCCATTTGTATATCCTGCTGTATATGAGTCACCAACGGCAATGAATTTACTAAAATTAGCATCGCCCGATGAGGGTATAAAAGAATCAACATTTGGTTCACATTGCCATAGTAATAAGGTTGATAGCAATAATGATGTGATGGATATATATTTTTTATTCATTATTTAAATTTTTAAAATGAGTAGGTTAATCCAATACCAGGAATTACAGCATTAGAGTAATAAGTTCCGTAATAATCAGCCGGCGCATATCCGTCTTCGCGTTTCTGACCATGTATGTATAACAACGATCCGTCAACAGCTAATTTTTCCGATACTTTCCATGTAAAACCCAAAGAAATACCAGTTTTGTTAGTTCCTGGAGTTTCAGGAGTTAATAAATCTTCAGGAATTGGAGTAGTATCATAATAAATACCTGCACGAAGTTGCACTTTCTCATTTAAAGCATACTCGGCTCCCAAACGATAGATTAATGTATTTTCGTAATCTCTTTGATTATGAGAATCAGGTATTGTTTCGGCCTCGAAATCAAAGTTTAACGACTGATAAGCTGACCATCCAACATGCTGCAAATCAAAAGCCAATAGCAACTTATCGCTAGCTTTAAAACCTACTCCAAAAGTTAAATTGGCAGGCATTGGAAGTTCAGCACCAAAATTAGTATTTGGATATAAACCTGCAACTGCGCCCGGAACAGTAAAAGTAGCATCACCACCTTCGACCTTCATCATTATTTCCGAACGATAATTTACTCCAAATGTCAAAGCATCAGTTGCCTTGTAAGTTATTCCGGCATTGTATCCGAAAGCCCAGGTGTTTCCAGACAAATTAACACCACCTTCAACTCCATTCTGGTCATATATAGGTAATGCCTGATTTAAATCAACAGCACCATTACCAGCAATAAATCCAACTCCAATACCCAATTTATCAGTTATTTGATAGGCAATTGTTGGTTGAATAAAAATAGCCTGTAAAGAAATATCCTGAATCAGATGACGTCCATCCCAATCATTTCCCCAACTTAATGAGTTTCCGTATGGAGTAGTAACAGATAAACCTACAGCTAATTGGTCTGTAATTTTTGTGGCTCCATAAAAGTAAAAAGGTGTTCCAACTGGATTGTCTGTCCTTGCTTCATAAATTGAAGGAGATTGTTTTTGAAAAGTATTATTTGAAAAAATAGCACTCCCTCCTAACGAAAATTCATATTTATCATTTAAAAAACTTAAAGCTCCGGGATTAAAATGCATACTTGAGGCTCCCATCAGCAGCCCTGTCCCAGTGTGTCCCATACCTGTTTGACGATTACCTTGCAGATTTACCTGGTAACCTTCTGCTTGAGCATTTAAACAACTAATTGCAGCTATGGCCCAAATGAAGAATTTCTTCATATAAAAAGATTTTGATTTACTATAATATTTAAAATAACGGGCGAATATATATTAATTTTGATGGATACACAACTCGTATGTGTTTGATATATAGAATTATAGACGTTTTGAATCCAAATACTTAATAGTCGAATATTCAAAACACAATGCAATGTATTTTGTTATTAAGGTGATTGCTAAAACCAACCATTTTTTTATCTTTAAGAACAGTTTAATTAAATCTTAAAAAAATCTACATACATGCTCAGAGAAAAAGATTATAAACTTCTGGAATCCAAAAAAATATCAATAAATGTGATGCAGAAGCAAATCGAGTCCTTTAAAAAAGGCTTTCCATATGCTAAACTTGAAAAAGCTGCAACCATTAGTGATGGAATATTATCGGTAGGGCAAGAAAACGATATATATATTACAAAATTTCAAAATGAAATAAACAAGGGTTTAGCTATAGCAAAGTTTGTTCCTGCTTCCGGAGCTGCTACACGTATGTTCAAAAGTCTTTTTGAATTTTTACAAGCATCTTCAAATGATCAGTCTCAATTAGTAAATAATGAACCATATGCTACTTTTATTAGGGAGAAAGATAAATTTGCTTTTAGTGGAGAATTACCTAATACTAATGGTTCAACAGATGCTGAAACAGCAAAGAAAATTATTTCTCATATACTTCTTGATGATGGAATAGGCTATGGTTCGCTTCCTAAAGGTCTTTTAAAGTTTCATAAGGATAACGACCGGTCGGTAACTCCATTTGAAGAACATTTAAGAGAAGCAGCCGGATACGGTAAAACTAATGAGGGTATTGGAAATGTTCATTACACAGTAAGCCCCGAACATCACGAAAAATTTAATCAATTATTAAGCGAGGTAAAAAGTATTTATGAAGA includes:
- a CDS encoding serine hydrolase domain-containing protein; the protein is MRLLLKTSIAVVVGTFLWGSATIFYPMTDSFGSDFTPPKNKATSFHLNNFYSDNEDFAYIEKQINRFMHREHIVGASVAIAKNGELVYAKGFGYADKEARDAVEPYNLFRIASVSKLITAIGIMKLHELGQISLDDKVFGPNGILNDSIYLHYKDKRVEDISVRHLLEHSGGWTTRWGDQMFMPTTIAHNLHKELPINESDIIRFVLAKRLHFTPGESSYYSNLGFMILGQVIEKTSGIDYEKFIQTNVLYPLGIYDMQLGGSHRNERAESEVIYYEPEQTFYVDDYTGNGDQVLRTYGGNDMHTLGAAGGWIASSTDLMKLMLSVDGFNTYPNMLNTKSIKTMTTPSHLGYSPLGWRRITSNSWVRTGTLAGTSALLVRRDDGISYVFLSNTGNWKGPALASDIKRVMERGISKIKEWPNQNLFELDHTWASNKKRPQVIY
- a CDS encoding thioredoxin family protein — its product is MKSLFVSLLLSTLTLTSYAQVKIGDKAPNFQLLNTDGNIIALSDFSNQEGVILVFTCNHCPYAKLYEQRIINLNKKYKPLNYPVIAINPNDSVAYEVDGYSHMVEKNYAFPYLLDNKGIYLQYGATKTPHVFLLKNEDKAFKIAYIGAIDDNYQEPEKVKDKYLEMAIDAINQGKTPKYTTTKAIGCSIKPFK
- a CDS encoding TlpA family protein disulfide reductase; protein product: MKVAFFIGFLFLFIVKQSFSQQIESINSEQLLASINNNSDTLYIVNFWATWCAPCVEELPIFNSEYFPKENQPLKIILVSLDFKTQIESKLKPFISNKSIQEKVVWLNESNPNNWVNKIDSNWSGAIPATKLYYKKDQIFHEGELTQSKLNNLIETLKQ
- a CDS encoding DUF4105 domain-containing protein yields the protein MQRLFLIISFILLLTPSYGARKLSENATISILTCAPGEELYSLYGHSAIRVKDVSNGIDHVFNYGTFDFNTPNFYLKFANGNLKYILSDATFKRFMNSYFRDERSIWEQDLNLNQSEKQALFDAIIVNLQPEHRYYRYDFFFDNCATRIRDIVYRNIDGEIAYTDTTNQTLPFRYFIHEYEKNKPWVKDGLDIILGRGTDNIANVYNQMFLPDYLMIYFGKAVIRNEGVKDRNLIRESRQLLNFEKGTSKSIFLTPLVVFWILFGAGLVLTTWEIKRHKKPVMTVNRILFLAVGLVAILIVFLWFFTRHSVTGDNYNILWSNPLFILLALLPKKLFRTKALRIIIGIIIIGILLFTIGWVFIPQHIPAMIFPLVLLLLVRLTSLYYYINK
- a CDS encoding aminotransferase class IV; this translates as MREAISGQYFYINSTLKSINFFNRESNKDNVCVYEVFRVESTVPLFIEDHLLRLFNSANTIGLDLWKTTSQLKFIIKTLIQANNSEDGNIRIEFKVKSNKEKEFLSYFVPAHYPDKTQYDDGVLACFQEAERVNPTAKIFNAKVRGQANSIIEKEHVYETLLINHNNQITEGSRSNLFFIKDGIFYTAPDDMVLPGVIRKKVIEIINQKGWPIQFEAINKKDLYLIEAAFITGTSPRVLPIKKAGNIIFNVNHVNIKDLMQELNNLIFNYKIKSEIK
- a CDS encoding outer membrane protein transport protein — translated: MKKFFIWAIAAISCLNAQAEGYQVNLQGNRQTGMGHTGTGLLMGASSMHFNPGALSFLNDKYEFSLGGSAIFSNNTFQKQSPSIYEARTDNPVGTPFYFYGATKITDQLAVGLSVTTPYGNSLSWGNDWDGRHLIQDISLQAIFIQPTIAYQITDKLGIGVGFIAGNGAVDLNQALPIYDQNGVEGGVNLSGNTWAFGYNAGITYKATDALTFGVNYRSEIMMKVEGGDATFTVPGAVAGLYPNTNFGAELPMPANLTFGVGFKASDKLLLAFDLQHVGWSAYQSLNFDFEAETIPDSHNQRDYENTLIYRLGAEYALNEKVQLRAGIYYDTTPIPEDLLTPETPGTNKTGISLGFTWKVSEKLAVDGSLLYIHGQKREDGYAPADYYGTYYSNAVIPGIGLTYSF